The following nucleotide sequence is from Methylotenera sp. G11.
GCTGTCGCCCACAAAACGCTGTGCGCGCAGTGAGTTCAGTGCGCTGAAGCTGGTGTTGTATTTTGAAAACGATTTGAACAATAAGTTTAGGAACGGCAAGGTATGTATGCCGCAATCCTGCATGGTGGCATGCAGCTGCGGTTTTTTCTTTAACAGCAAAGTGCCGCGATGCATGTTGAATGCCGTGTAAACGCCCAGGTCGCCAAGTACGCCGATGGTGCCTGCGATCATGCGGCTGCCGCAATAATCGCCGGCATTGCCTTCAATCAGGATCAGGCCGCGCCGCATCTGGTCGCCGGCACGGTCACCGGCATTGCCTCTGACAATCACCGTTCCGCCCAGCATGCCTTTGCGCGAACCTTCAGAACCGGCACCTAAAAAGTCACCGGTATTGCCGTTGATGGTTAACAGGCCGCCCCGCATATTGCTGGCGGCAAATGCCGCGGTATTGCCTGTGCAGAGTATTTCGCCGTTTCTCATGCCGGAACCAAGGTATGCCCCGGCATCACCTTCAACGGTGATGCTGCCGCTGCTCATGCCGGCGCCGATATAATCAAGTCTTGCCGTGGCATTTTTAAAGCAAAGCTGCTGCGTATCGCTGCCGCTGATTTCAAAAACATCAGCCGCCCGTAATGGATGCTTATCGGATGTCAGGCTGATGCTGCCGATCTCGGCCGCGGTTTTTCCGGCCAGGTTATCCGGCGTTAAAGCACTGCAGTTAATGCTTTGCTGCAGGTTTTGTTTCAAGGTAAAGGTTAATGCATTCATAATAACTCCGTCATGCCAGCGGAGGCTGGCATCCAGACAAGTCTCGTTACTAGGAGTTTTGCTGTATTCATAAAATTCATATTGTAAATTTCAAGGTTAGTGCATCAAAGATGCTCATTGCAATTTCACCCTGACTGGATACCAGCCTTCGCTGGTATGACGAATTGTGGGGTGATTTTAGAAATCTGAAATACGGGATAAGCATTAACCAGTCTTTTTCAGGATTTCATGTAAATTAAACAAATGCGGTCCCAGCTTGCCGCCATAGTTGCCGGCGGAGATGCGCTTGACGCCGCTGGCAGGGCCCAATGCACAAATGGCTTCAATGCCTGCTTTCATCGATAGCGCAATATCGTCAAAGGTCAGGCCGTCGATCACGATTTCCATCACGCTTTCGATTTCGGGCGATAGTTCGCTGTTGGTAACGCCTTTGAGGGTGGGGCAGAACGCATCATTGGTGGAGGCGAACATGCTTTTGTATTTGCTGCCGACTTTAGAGCCGGAGCGCACTACGCCGCCGGGGAAGGGCATGATGACGTTGGGTATTTTTTTCATGGCGTCAATCGCAGTTTCGGCTGCGGCTAATGCCGCCGGCTGCGAGGTGGCCAGAATCAGGAAGTTGCCGCCGCCGATGGCGCGCACCATGCCGGTGGTTTCTTCGGTCAGGAACTCGCCATCCATGACCGGTATGCGCCAGTAACGTTTGCCGGCGATGAGTTTCGAGGTCTGGTAGCCATCACCGAAGTAGCGCAGGTGTTTACCCAGGCTGATCATGTCTTCACTTGCAATGCCGGAAAATGCCGCTGCGGTAGGGCAGGTCAGGATGCATTGTCCCATGCGCGTTTCCAGCTGCTGCATCAGCACTTTGCTGCCCATGGCAAACATCAGGATGCTGACGCCTGGCCTGCCGTCCGGCGTTTCTTCCGCGGTCATTTCCCGCTCGATGCCGGCTTCAACACCGCAGCCGATCACCGAGGTGGCAAAGCCGGTCATGGCGTTTGCGGCATGGTATGCCCATTTGTGATTCTGGGCGGTGATGATGACGCGGGTGCCGCGCATATTGAATGCTTCGGCAAAGGTGTCGTCGATTTGTATGCTGTTCAGTAACATAAGTATAGGGTTCTGGGTTTAAGCCGTCGGGTCGCCCGATTTGATTTTTTCTATCCATTCTTCAATCTGAATGGTGCCGGTTTTTTCCACTTTTTTCAGGTCAGCTTCAGGAATCACATCCTGCATCAGGTCGATGCGCTTCCATTCCGCCACCGGGGTTTCGCATGCGGCCCTTGGCACATAACGCGAATCGCGCACTTTGGTGCGCTGATGGATGTAGCGCGGGCAGTTCTGCCATAGTTCGGATAAGGTCACGCGCACGATGAACTCCGCTTCTTTGTATTCCTGCATCAGCGGGTCGGTGCGGGAAACGGTGGCCGTGCCCTGCACCCGGATGCGGTGCGGTGTTTCGAATGAGATGAACAGTAGCCCGACCTGCGGATTGGTGCTGATGTTGCCCATGGAAAAAAACATGCCGTTACCATCGTAACTAGGGAAAACCAGGGTCTTGCTGTCAATCACCTTCACAAAGCCGGCATCGCCGCCTTTATAGGAAACGGTAGGGCGACCCTGGTGGTCGACCGTGGACAGGAAAAACATATCCATATGCTCGATGAAACCTTTTGCTTCATCGTCAAATTCGGTTTTACAGGCAATATCTTCAACGCGGTCCGCCATTTTGCGGGTGCCGAACTCGTCCTGGAATTTGCGATGCTGCTCGCCGTACAGTCTGCTCATCATTGATCCTTTATTTTTTGTTGTTGTGATGCGCGACAACCTGGCCGCGGCCATCGCTGCTGATTTCATCATCACTGATTTTAAAATTATCCATCTGCATGGTCTGGTAGCGATCGAAATACTCTTTCAGGTCTTTTTCCACGCCGATATCAAATGCCGGTTTTGCGGTGTGGGTCACGCCCCATACCACTTTGACGACGCGGCCGTCTTTAACCGCCAGGTCGCCATTCTTGAAGACATAATCCGGTTTGCTGAACATGGCTTCGCGGTCGGCCTGGTCGGTATATACGGTAATGTCAGCCGCGGCACCTGTACCCAGGTGGCCGCGGTCATGCAGGCCGATCAGTTTGCCGGCGCCGGCACGGGTCATGATGGCGATCTCATACAGGCTGTATTCGCGATCCAGACTGGTCAGGTTGCTCATGGCTTGCGCATCCAGGTTCAGCTTGGCAAAGGCTTCGTTCCTGAAGGTCTTGTCCATCAACAGACGAATCAGGTGCGGGTAGCTGGTAAACGGTGCGCCGTTGGGGTGGTCGGTGGTTAAGAAGATGCGCCACGGGTCTTCCACCGAGAGGAATAACTCCAGGCCAATCGCCCATTGCAGGGCGTTCACGTAATTCTGGTCACGGTATTTGAATGGCAGCACACCGCAGCCGGCGTCGCATTCAATATCCATGATTACCGATTTTTTCGGGTTCGCATGTTTTGCATTCAGGTGCTGCATCATGGAGTCGCCGGAGGCGGTCACAGTTTGCCCGAACAGGATCTGCCCGACATCGGTGGTGATATGCTTGTTTTTATTGATGGCCTCGGCAATCTGTGCCGCAGCGGATGAAAACTTCTTGTCGCCTTCCGTGCCGTAGCTGTGGAACTGGATGTGGGTGAGGTGCATAGGCAGGCCGCTGCTGGCACTCATGGTGTCTAAAGTAGTGGCAAAGTTGCCCGCAGCCCCGAGGTTGTTGCAATGCACATGCAGCGGTTTGGCAATGCCAAGGTCATGCACGGCACGGCTTAAGCTTTGCAGGATTTCACGCGGCGTGACCTGGTAGTGCACATTGTTTTCATCCAGGTTCAGCCTGCGCTGGTTGAATTTGAAAGCATTGATGCCGCCGGGGTTAACGACCTTGATGCCGATAGCCTGCGTCGCATGCAGTATCCATGCAACATAGTCATTGATGGCTTTCTGGTCTTTTTTTGCCGCTAGCATGCGCAGGAAGTAATCATCATTGCCCAGCATGGCGTAGCCGCCTTTGTCTATCATCGGCGTGTCACCCATTTCCAGGTGTGCCTGGCGGGCGTTGACCGGGGAGATTGCAGGCTCGAATGCTGCGGTATAACCCATTTCGATATACCTGAAGCCGGTGTCGGTCGTGCTCGGTGTTGCATGGTGGCTGCAATGCGGCGTGCAGATGTGCGCTTCCGGCTCGCTCAGGTTTTTGATTTCCTGCCGCTGCTTTTCCTGATATTCCGGCAGCATCATGCGTGCAATGTTGATTTTGCCGCCGCCGATATGGCTGTGCATGTCGATCGCACCTGCCATGACCACTTTACCGCTCAGGTCAAAGGTCTGGCTGATTTTTTCTGTGTCCGCAGGTTTTGCGATGATGCGGCCGTTATGGATGTAGATATCCTCAATCACGCCATTTTTCTGGTGTGCAGGGTCATAGATTCTGCCGTTCTTAAGCAGGGTAATCATGCTGTAGTCTCACTCAAAAGCTGTGCTTCAATTTTTGCCATGACTTCATTCAGGCTGGGCAAACCGCTGTCACGCACCTTTTTCAGCGGCAGCGTGATGGAGCTGTCCATGCGGAACATCAGGCCGGCATGGTCAACACCGGGGATTCCTGTCGGAATGAACACATCGGGGACGTGCCCACATTGAATATCCGGGTGGCCGATCACGATCGCAGGGGGTTGGGTTTCCGGCACCTTATGCGGATTGAACGTGCTGATCCACATGACAGCATCGCAGCTGTCCAGCTGTTTTTGCGTCGAGAAGTGGTATGTGTCATATTCAGGTATGCCGTTGCGGTAGCGGCTTCTGGTCGGGTAGCCCGAGAGCCATGTGCTCACGTTGTTGACCGAGCTGTCGCCGTCCCCTGAGTTCAAAGGCAGGCCAGCGGCGCGAGTGCTCTCGTTGAGCTTGCTGACCAGCTGTACGATGCTCTGGATGGCCAGTTCCGCATGCGGGATTTTCAAGGCGCCGGCTGACCATACGATGACTGCGTATTTTGCGGCTTTTAATTTCTCTATCAGTCCGGTCAATGTTTCCGGTGCAATGCCGGCGATGTGATCAGCGTTTAATTTCTTTCCGCTCAGCAGGGCGTTAAGCGCATTGATGACTTCCGGCAGCTGGCTTGTGGCGGCGGGGATGAGCGTCGGCGCCTTGCCGTCAGGTGCGACATTCGCTTTTGCCGTTTCAGCCGGTGCCCCCAGGAAAATGAGTTCCGGTGTTGGCTTGCTGAAGAGCTGGTCGGTGTTCCACGCCAGCTTTTCAAAAAAACGCGGGTGGCTGCCGGTAATGTCGGTGCCGATGGCCAGTATCAGGTCTGCGCGGTTTTTGATTTCAGAAAGTGTAGTGGTGAGCCATCCGCTGTTCTGCATGGTGCGGGTATTGTTGACGGTCCCTTCGCTATGCATATGGTCCAGCGTGGCATTGGTTTTTTCTGCAAGGCTGGCTACTGCGCGCATGCCCTGGACTTCAGTTCCCAGCCCGGCAAATAAAGGCTGCCTGCTTTTGCTTAATATCCGCGCAGCTGCAATGATTGCATCTTCCAGGCTGGCTGGTTTGCCTGCCAGCAGCGGGGTGGCGGATGCTGGAGTCGCCAGCGCCCGTTCGAAAAAGCGGATGCCTTTGGTACAGCCGTTTTGCATGGACAATGCAGGATTTGTACTCAGGCTGACATCGTCACACAGCAGGCCACATGCAGGGCAGGTTATGCTAATCGGTACGTCTTCGAGATTGCTATTCTTCATGTTGATATTAATTTTGCCACATTGAGCGGCTATTCTAAACCTGTTTTATTAAAAACTAATCTTAAAAGTTGGTTTATTTTAAGTGCTAAAAATGGTATTTTAACGGTCTTTTCAATAAGTAAACTTAACGGAGTAGTTATGGCAATTCAACGTACGCTTTCTATCATCAAACCTGATGCAGTTGCAAAAAATGTGATCGGTAAAATTTACACGCGTTTTGAAAACGCCGGCTTGAAAATCGTTGCTGCAAAAATGGCGCAATTGACTCAGGCTGAGGCTGAAGGTTTCTATGCTGTGCACAAAGAGCGTCCTTTCTTTGCTGACCTGGTTAAATTCATGATCTCAGGCCCAGTGATGATTCAAGCGCTGGAAGGCGAAAACGCAGTTCAGGTTAACCGTGACCTGATGGGTGCTACCAACCCTAAAGAAGCGGCTGCCGGCACTATCCGTGCTGACTTTGCAGAAAGCATCGACGCTAATGCCGTTCACGGTTCTGATTCTGCTGAGAATGCAGCGATCGAAATCAAATACTTCTTTGGTTAATCGTTTTATTTAGCCACAGATGTAACCGTGAAGGTCATCAACACCCCACTAAAGGGCTAAGTCAGTGTATGGCTTGCCTGTAGAATATATGCACTAAAGTGCATTTTCACATGTCCAAGCCCTAAGTGGGGGGCGTGACACACAGATAAGCACGGATAAAACCAGTTCTGAGATTGTAGTTTTGTTCGTGTGTTCCATTATTAATAGCAGGTATCAACTTTGGTCAATTTACTCAATTTCAATCAGGCACAGCTCGCACAATGGTTCACGGAACATGGTGAAAAGCCTTTTCGTGCCAAGCAGTTGATGCGCTGGATGCATCATTTCGGCGTGCATGATTTTGAGCAGATGACCGATATTGCCAAAAGCCTGCGCGAAAAACTCACAAGAGAGGCAGAGATTGTCCTGCCTGCCGTGCAGCACGAACAAGTATCCAGTGACGGAACCCGCAAATGGCTGGTCGGCACCGATGCCGCCAACAGTATCGAAACCGTGTTTATCCCCGAGGATGACCGTGGTACTTTGTGTGTTTCGAGCCAGGTTGGCTGTGCGCTGGAATGCACCTTCTGTTCGACTGGCCGCCAGGGCTTCAACCGTAACCTGAGCGTATCCGAGATTATCGGCCAGTTGGCAATCGCTGACCGCTCATTGCGTCAGGAAAGCGGCTACGACCTGTTGCCGCCCGGTGAGCGCATCATCAGCAACGTGGTGATGATGGGTATGGGTGAACCGCTGGCTAACTACGATAATGTAGTGACCGCGATGCAGATCATGCTGGATGACAGCGCTTATGGATTAAGCCGCCGTCGCGTGACCCTTTCAACCAGCGGGCTGGTGCCTGCAATGGACAGGCTGAAAGAAGACTGTCCGGTTGCCCTTGCTGTTTCGCTGCATGCGCCAAATGATGCGCTGCGCGATGTGATTGTCCCGATCAATAAAAAATATCCGCTTAAAGAGTTGATGGCTGCCTGCAACCGTTATCTTGAAAAAGCGCCGCGCGATTTTGTCACGTTTGAATACGTCATGCTGGATGGCGTCAATGATACCGTCGAGCATGCACACCAGCTGCTTGAGCTGGTCAAGAATGTATCCTGCAAGTTTAATTTAATCCCTTTTAATCCTTTTCCCAATAGCGGGTATGAGACTTCCAAGCCC
It contains:
- a CDS encoding formylmethanofuran dehydrogenase subunit A; the encoded protein is MITLLKNGRIYDPAHQKNGVIEDIYIHNGRIIAKPADTEKISQTFDLSGKVVMAGAIDMHSHIGGGKINIARMMLPEYQEKQRQEIKNLSEPEAHICTPHCSHHATPSTTDTGFRYIEMGYTAAFEPAISPVNARQAHLEMGDTPMIDKGGYAMLGNDDYFLRMLAAKKDQKAINDYVAWILHATQAIGIKVVNPGGINAFKFNQRRLNLDENNVHYQVTPREILQSLSRAVHDLGIAKPLHVHCNNLGAAGNFATTLDTMSASSGLPMHLTHIQFHSYGTEGDKKFSSAAAQIAEAINKNKHITTDVGQILFGQTVTASGDSMMQHLNAKHANPKKSVIMDIECDAGCGVLPFKYRDQNYVNALQWAIGLELFLSVEDPWRIFLTTDHPNGAPFTSYPHLIRLLMDKTFRNEAFAKLNLDAQAMSNLTSLDREYSLYEIAIMTRAGAGKLIGLHDRGHLGTGAAADITVYTDQADREAMFSKPDYVFKNGDLAVKDGRVVKVVWGVTHTAKPAFDIGVEKDLKEYFDRYQTMQMDNFKISDDEISSDGRGQVVAHHNNKK
- a CDS encoding formylmethanofuran dehydrogenase, which encodes MKNSNLEDVPISITCPACGLLCDDVSLSTNPALSMQNGCTKGIRFFERALATPASATPLLAGKPASLEDAIIAAARILSKSRQPLFAGLGTEVQGMRAVASLAEKTNATLDHMHSEGTVNNTRTMQNSGWLTTTLSEIKNRADLILAIGTDITGSHPRFFEKLAWNTDQLFSKPTPELIFLGAPAETAKANVAPDGKAPTLIPAATSQLPEVINALNALLSGKKLNADHIAGIAPETLTGLIEKLKAAKYAVIVWSAGALKIPHAELAIQSIVQLVSKLNESTRAAGLPLNSGDGDSSVNNVSTWLSGYPTRSRYRNGIPEYDTYHFSTQKQLDSCDAVMWISTFNPHKVPETQPPAIVIGHPDIQCGHVPDVFIPTGIPGVDHAGLMFRMDSSITLPLKKVRDSGLPSLNEVMAKIEAQLLSETTA
- a CDS encoding pyridoxamine 5'-phosphate oxidase family protein encodes the protein MSRLYGEQHRKFQDEFGTRKMADRVEDIACKTEFDDEAKGFIEHMDMFFLSTVDHQGRPTVSYKGGDAGFVKVIDSKTLVFPSYDGNGMFFSMGNISTNPQVGLLFISFETPHRIRVQGTATVSRTDPLMQEYKEAEFIVRVTLSELWQNCPRYIHQRTKVRDSRYVPRAACETPVAEWKRIDLMQDVIPEADLKKVEKTGTIQIEEWIEKIKSGDPTA
- the ndk gene encoding nucleoside-diphosphate kinase produces the protein MAIQRTLSIIKPDAVAKNVIGKIYTRFENAGLKIVAAKMAQLTQAEAEGFYAVHKERPFFADLVKFMISGPVMIQALEGENAVQVNRDLMGATNPKEAAAGTIRADFAESIDANAVHGSDSAENAAIEIKYFFG
- the fhcD gene encoding formylmethanofuran--tetrahydromethanopterin N-formyltransferase gives rise to the protein MLLNSIQIDDTFAEAFNMRGTRVIITAQNHKWAYHAANAMTGFATSVIGCGVEAGIEREMTAEETPDGRPGVSILMFAMGSKVLMQQLETRMGQCILTCPTAAAFSGIASEDMISLGKHLRYFGDGYQTSKLIAGKRYWRIPVMDGEFLTEETTGMVRAIGGGNFLILATSQPAALAAAETAIDAMKKIPNVIMPFPGGVVRSGSKVGSKYKSMFASTNDAFCPTLKGVTNSELSPEIESVMEIVIDGLTFDDIALSMKAGIEAICALGPASGVKRISAGNYGGKLGPHLFNLHEILKKTG
- the rlmN gene encoding 23S rRNA (adenine(2503)-C(2))-methyltransferase RlmN; the encoded protein is MVNLLNFNQAQLAQWFTEHGEKPFRAKQLMRWMHHFGVHDFEQMTDIAKSLREKLTREAEIVLPAVQHEQVSSDGTRKWLVGTDAANSIETVFIPEDDRGTLCVSSQVGCALECTFCSTGRQGFNRNLSVSEIIGQLAIADRSLRQESGYDLLPPGERIISNVVMMGMGEPLANYDNVVTAMQIMLDDSAYGLSRRRVTLSTSGLVPAMDRLKEDCPVALAVSLHAPNDALRDVIVPINKKYPLKELMAACNRYLEKAPRDFVTFEYVMLDGVNDTVEHAHQLLELVKNVSCKFNLIPFNPFPNSGYETSKPSHVRVFRDILMQAGYVVTVRKTRGEDIDAACGQLAGKVLDKTKRTSKRIPIEAVE
- a CDS encoding formylmethanofuran dehydrogenase subunit C translates to MNALTFTLKQNLQQSINCSALTPDNLAGKTAAEIGSISLTSDKHPLRAADVFEISGSDTQQLCFKNATARLDYIGAGMSSGSITVEGDAGAYLGSGMRNGEILCTGNTAAFAASNMRGGLLTINGNTGDFLGAGSEGSRKGMLGGTVIVRGNAGDRAGDQMRRGLILIEGNAGDYCGSRMIAGTIGVLGDLGVYTAFNMHRGTLLLKKKPQLHATMQDCGIHTLPFLNLLFKSFSKYNTSFSALNSLRAQRFVGDSAYGGNGEILILSA